From a region of the Pseudodesulfovibrio senegalensis genome:
- a CDS encoding GspE/PulE family protein — MKRERKRLGDLLIEAGVISNDQLMKALEAQEKSGLKLGQYLIRSGLIKESQLIDILSRQLLIDKYSPEKYPYEEGIDVLISEKLAQQQRLVPLSKRGHLLVVGMTDPMDINALDTVEIATNLEVEPVICTENDFDMLFSSIYGRGVLPSGVFDEYSEEDDSEPVITEEDQDISLDSLQEMADQAPVIRMVNSILTQGVREKASDIHISPEKDSVNVRFRVDGKLRNVPSPPKNSFLPLVSRLKIMSNMDIAVSKVPQDGRFSFNTLGREFNVRVSSLPTIYGENIVLRLLDRNAHGLTLDELGLSDIDLEKVKQAINQPYGMILSAGPTGSGKSTTLYSILRNIRQDDINIITLEDPVEYRLDRVRQVQLNTRAGMTFASGLRSILRQDPDVVLVGEIRDSETAHIAVQAALTGHRVLSTLHTNDAAGAVTRLVEMGLEPFLVSSVLLVAISQRLVRRNCPHCLEEYEPHPALVKSFGLDNLKEKVVFKRGAGCRQCHQTGFAGRVALFEILLVDENIQDMILKGATSVEITRAAVKAKLMRTLKNDAARKAVAGITTLEEVATAIML, encoded by the coding sequence TTGAAAAGAGAACGCAAGCGGCTGGGCGACCTGCTCATTGAGGCGGGGGTCATCAGCAACGATCAGCTCATGAAGGCGCTTGAAGCGCAGGAAAAGTCCGGCCTCAAGCTTGGCCAGTATCTGATCCGTTCCGGACTGATCAAGGAATCGCAGCTTATCGACATTCTCAGCCGTCAGTTGCTCATCGACAAATACTCTCCGGAAAAATATCCCTATGAAGAGGGCATCGACGTGCTCATATCGGAGAAACTCGCGCAACAGCAACGTCTGGTGCCGCTTTCCAAACGCGGTCATCTTCTGGTGGTGGGCATGACCGACCCCATGGATATCAATGCGCTGGATACCGTTGAAATTGCAACCAATCTTGAAGTTGAGCCGGTCATTTGCACGGAAAACGATTTCGACATGCTTTTCAGCTCCATCTACGGGCGCGGCGTACTGCCGAGCGGCGTGTTCGATGAATATTCCGAAGAAGATGATTCCGAACCGGTCATCACCGAGGAAGATCAGGATATTTCCTTGGATTCCCTGCAGGAAATGGCTGATCAGGCACCTGTTATCCGCATGGTCAACTCGATCCTGACCCAAGGCGTGCGCGAGAAAGCCAGTGATATTCACATCAGCCCGGAAAAGGATTCGGTCAACGTGCGTTTTCGTGTGGACGGCAAATTGCGCAATGTGCCGTCTCCGCCCAAGAACAGTTTTCTGCCGCTGGTTTCGCGCCTCAAGATCATGTCCAACATGGACATTGCAGTGAGCAAGGTGCCGCAGGATGGCCGTTTTTCCTTCAACACCCTCGGCCGGGAATTCAACGTCCGCGTCAGTTCCCTGCCCACCATCTATGGCGAAAATATCGTACTCAGGCTGCTGGACCGCAATGCCCACGGCCTGACCCTTGACGAACTGGGCCTTTCGGACATTGATCTGGAAAAAGTCAAGCAGGCCATCAACCAGCCCTACGGCATGATTCTTTCTGCCGGCCCCACGGGCAGCGGCAAGAGCACCACGTTGTATTCGATCCTGCGCAATATCCGGCAGGACGACATCAACATCATCACCCTGGAGGACCCGGTGGAATACCGGCTGGACAGGGTGCGGCAGGTGCAGCTCAACACCCGTGCGGGCATGACGTTTGCCTCGGGGCTGCGCTCCATACTTCGTCAGGACCCGGACGTGGTGCTGGTCGGGGAAATTCGTGATTCCGAAACCGCGCACATTGCCGTGCAGGCCGCTCTCACGGGGCACCGCGTGCTTTCCACCCTGCATACCAACGATGCGGCCGGTGCCGTGACCCGTCTGGTGGAGATGGGGCTGGAACCGTTCCTTGTGTCCTCGGTCTTGCTGGTGGCTATCAGCCAGCGTCTTGTGCGCCGCAACTGCCCGCATTGCCTTGAAGAGTATGAACCGCATCCGGCTCTTGTGAAATCCTTCGGGTTGGACAACCTCAAGGAAAAGGTCGTTTTCAAACGGGGAGCGGGTTGTCGCCAGTGCCATCAGACCGGTTTTGCCGGGCGTGTGGCCCTGTTTGAAATTCTGTTGGTGGATGAAAACATACAGGACATGATTCTCAAGGGCGCCACTTCGGTGGAAATCACCCGAGCTGCGGTCAAGGCCAAACTCATGCGCACCCTGAAGAACGATGCGGCGCGCAAGGCAGTGGCCGGAATAACCACCCTTGAAGAAGTGGCAACGGCCATCATGCTGTAG
- the pilQ gene encoding type IV pilus secretin PilQ, translating to MRAKGLIIGLAALLMVCAALAGCKKNEVEKPDEMEKWRIMAEQSMGHSPEPRSDLTEKDVERLTVDKPEFLVERERRNARALPKFNVSLRMHNANLISVIQALARAAGQSIVVSPNVQGTVNINIVDMPWDQVFRGVLSSNRLSYSWEGDIIRVLTSEDLESDLQFEVLRKKRQFERLELEKLEPLSTAVVKVKYSDAESLKGSLEKFLSTEGKESLGSIEVDTHTNSLIIQAISSDLKKLIKLVSRLDSPRKQVRLKAFIVEATSDTARALGVQWGGDYQGRVADGNNIFVVPGGTDGQDGGDGTWTYTPNLNENEGGISGQGYAFNFLPDSDIYPSSGNGMSLGLMFGKLGGNILEMQLHALEKESLVKIISSPSITTMDNQRAYTESGDRVPYQSTSGDDGTTIEFEDAVLRLEITPHIIDDQYLKLQVLIKKDSVGTSKVGENPVISKKTTETTLITRDGETVVISGLNKDSSSNAHEGVPYLKDVPGLGWAFGSKSRSGGLEEFLIFITPQVLDVWKPGERQKSMEEIEQELQDIWEQKKAEAEAGEEVNPLDPVNPATPNVDEVEQQ from the coding sequence ATGAGAGCAAAGGGCTTGATAATCGGGTTGGCGGCGTTGCTGATGGTGTGCGCCGCACTTGCCGGGTGCAAGAAGAACGAAGTGGAAAAACCCGACGAAATGGAAAAATGGCGCATCATGGCCGAACAGTCCATGGGACACTCCCCTGAGCCGCGTAGCGACCTCACGGAAAAGGATGTGGAACGCCTGACCGTGGACAAGCCGGAGTTCCTGGTGGAACGCGAGCGCCGCAATGCCCGGGCTCTGCCGAAGTTCAACGTCTCGTTGCGCATGCACAACGCCAACCTCATTTCCGTCATTCAGGCCCTGGCCCGTGCGGCCGGCCAGAGTATCGTGGTCAGTCCCAATGTGCAGGGAACCGTGAATATCAATATCGTGGACATGCCGTGGGATCAGGTTTTCCGTGGGGTTCTCAGCTCCAACAGGCTTTCCTACTCATGGGAGGGCGACATTATCCGCGTGCTGACCAGCGAAGATCTTGAGAGCGATCTTCAGTTCGAGGTCTTGCGCAAGAAGCGACAGTTCGAGCGGTTGGAGCTGGAAAAATTGGAACCGCTGAGCACCGCAGTGGTCAAGGTCAAGTATTCCGATGCCGAAAGTCTCAAGGGCAGCCTGGAGAAGTTCCTTTCCACGGAAGGCAAGGAGTCCTTGGGTTCCATCGAGGTGGATACGCATACCAACTCTTTGATCATACAGGCTATTTCTTCGGACTTGAAAAAGCTCATCAAGCTTGTTTCACGGCTGGACAGCCCGCGCAAGCAGGTTCGCCTCAAGGCCTTCATCGTTGAAGCGACCTCGGATACGGCCCGTGCCCTTGGAGTGCAGTGGGGCGGCGATTATCAGGGTCGTGTTGCAGACGGCAACAATATTTTCGTGGTTCCCGGCGGAACCGACGGACAGGACGGCGGAGACGGAACATGGACCTATACCCCGAACCTGAACGAGAACGAGGGCGGCATTTCCGGTCAGGGGTATGCGTTCAACTTTCTGCCTGACTCCGACATTTATCCCAGTTCCGGCAACGGCATGTCCCTGGGGTTGATGTTCGGCAAGCTTGGCGGAAATATTCTGGAAATGCAGCTCCATGCGTTGGAAAAGGAAAGCTTGGTCAAGATTATTTCCAGTCCGTCCATCACCACCATGGACAACCAGAGAGCGTATACTGAAAGCGGTGACCGCGTTCCCTATCAGTCCACATCCGGCGACGACGGCACCACCATCGAGTTCGAGGACGCGGTGCTGCGTCTCGAAATCACTCCGCATATCATTGACGACCAGTATCTCAAATTGCAGGTGCTGATCAAAAAGGATTCCGTGGGAACGTCCAAGGTGGGCGAAAACCCCGTCATTTCCAAGAAGACCACGGAGACGACGCTCATCACGCGCGATGGGGAAACGGTCGTCATTTCGGGTTTGAACAAGGACAGCTCCAGCAACGCCCACGAGGGCGTACCGTACCTCAAGGACGTTCCCGGGCTTGGCTGGGCCTTCGGCTCCAAGAGCCGCAGCGGTGGGCTGGAGGAATTTCTCATCTTCATCACGCCGCAGGTACTCGATGTCTGGAAGCCGGGTGAACGCCAGAAGAGCATGGAAGAAATCGAGCAGGAACTGCAGGACATATGGGAACAGAAAAAGGCTGAGGCCGAAGCTGGAGAAGAGGTCAACCCCTTGGATCCGGTCAACCCTGCCACGCCCAACGTGGATGAGGTCGAACAGCAGTAG
- a CDS encoding ExeA family protein gives MKYYRKLGFVREPFSNSPDPMFLYDSPQHLFCLQQLEISARLKRGLNVIIGDIGTGKTTLCRRFVADLDESGIDVQMILDPSFKTAKEFLLVLYSMLTGRNADRSISPWELKELVKKRLFRRGVRENVLTVLAIDEGQKLSPRCLEVLRELLNYETNAEKLVQIVIFAQSELEPVMQRMPNFVDRINFFCRLTPMTLRETSAMIRHRLNVASPGMKAPASLFSAGACYRIYKASRGYPRRIVRLCHKVVLGLIIADRKRATYGFVSDCIREEQGRKPLRFGLVPAVAGLALLGVLAMFLPGANVGGFVERVMGEAQVSDKSVLRRAVGDLAEIEIPTRTANASAAPDRPQVRPDLPVSKHNANDMDRPHELGTVRISFSESLSTMIKDIYGVFNQTNLAAVAAANPGIADINAVEVGTSVRFPVIESQSSPQNKELEQRLVWVEMASAATLPDAFAALRRLEYFNHPARILPTWSAAGGLSFSVVGEMPHASEKDAQAALDDLPIPLRKRAHLLIFHGNGREFLGQLSRAARRLALQGQSR, from the coding sequence ATGAAGTATTACCGCAAACTCGGTTTTGTACGGGAGCCGTTTTCCAACTCCCCGGACCCGATGTTTCTGTATGATTCGCCCCAGCACCTCTTCTGTTTGCAGCAGTTGGAGATTTCCGCACGGCTCAAGCGGGGGCTGAACGTCATCATCGGCGACATCGGAACGGGCAAAACCACCCTGTGCCGCCGGTTCGTGGCCGATCTGGACGAAAGCGGCATTGACGTGCAGATGATTCTGGATCCGTCGTTCAAGACCGCCAAGGAATTCCTGCTGGTTTTGTATTCCATGCTGACCGGCAGGAATGCGGACCGTTCCATCTCGCCCTGGGAACTCAAGGAGCTGGTCAAGAAGCGTCTGTTCAGGCGCGGGGTGCGAGAAAACGTGCTCACGGTGCTGGCCATTGACGAGGGCCAGAAGTTGAGTCCTCGCTGCCTTGAGGTGCTGCGCGAGTTGCTCAATTACGAGACCAACGCGGAAAAACTGGTGCAGATCGTGATTTTTGCCCAGTCCGAACTGGAACCCGTGATGCAGCGCATGCCCAACTTCGTGGATCGCATCAATTTTTTCTGCCGCCTGACTCCCATGACCCTGCGCGAAACTTCGGCCATGATACGCCACAGGTTGAACGTGGCCTCCCCGGGCATGAAGGCCCCCGCCAGTCTTTTTTCCGCCGGGGCATGTTATCGGATATACAAGGCCAGCCGTGGATACCCGCGCCGCATTGTCCGGCTTTGCCACAAGGTGGTTCTGGGCCTGATCATCGCTGATCGCAAGCGGGCGACATACGGATTTGTCTCAGACTGCATTCGCGAGGAGCAGGGCAGAAAACCCCTGCGGTTCGGGTTGGTACCTGCCGTGGCCGGGCTTGCGTTGCTGGGAGTGTTGGCGATGTTTCTTCCGGGTGCCAACGTGGGCGGTTTTGTGGAGCGGGTCATGGGCGAAGCGCAGGTTTCTGACAAAAGCGTGCTGCGCAGGGCCGTGGGCGATTTGGCGGAAATCGAGATTCCCACAAGGACGGCCAATGCTTCCGCTGCCCCTGACCGACCGCAGGTCAGGCCGGATTTGCCTGTTTCAAAGCACAACGCAAACGACATGGATCGTCCTCATGAACTGGGCACGGTGCGCATTTCGTTCAGCGAGAGCCTCTCGACCATGATCAAGGATATCTACGGCGTGTTCAACCAGACCAACCTCGCAGCCGTGGCAGCGGCCAATCCCGGCATTGCCGACATCAATGCGGTGGAAGTGGGAACTTCGGTGCGTTTCCCGGTCATAGAGTCGCAATCCTCCCCGCAGAACAAGGAACTGGAGCAACGGCTCGTCTGGGTGGAGATGGCCTCGGCAGCCACTCTTCCGGATGCGTTCGCGGCTTTGCGCCGTCTTGAATATTTCAATCATCCCGCACGGATTCTGCCCACGTGGTCCGCAGCCGGTGGCCTTTCCTTTTCCGTTGTCGGCGAAATGCCCCACGCATCGGAAAAAGACGCCCAGGCGGCATTGGATGATTTGCCGATTCCATTGCGCAAGCGGGCGCATCTTTTGATTTTTCACGGCAATGGCCGTGAATTTCTCGGCCAGTTGAGCCGCGCCGCTCGCCGGTTGGCACTGCAAGGGCAGAGCCGGTGA
- a CDS encoding LexA family transcriptional regulator, with amino-acid sequence MSTIGFDGFFERICSATDLSTQSDLSRALGVGRAAVSLAKKKNSVPPRWVLDLAAMYEINPLWLETGRGEARQSSMTDYREEDGVYFEQVPKVRARLCAGGGSFETGGQVEEYLSFRSDWIHARGNPRNMVVMEVVGNSMEPELKEGDDVLVDQADSNVLSGGIYAVGVEDTVMVKRVERLPGTLVLRSDNTDYSPIHLSGDELDTVRVIGRVLWVGREYR; translated from the coding sequence ATGAGCACTATCGGTTTTGACGGTTTTTTCGAGCGCATTTGCTCGGCAACGGATCTGTCCACACAGTCGGATCTGTCCCGCGCACTCGGCGTGGGCAGGGCTGCGGTTTCATTGGCCAAGAAAAAGAACAGCGTGCCGCCGCGCTGGGTGCTGGACCTTGCCGCCATGTATGAAATCAACCCCCTGTGGCTTGAGACAGGACGCGGCGAGGCACGGCAATCCTCCATGACGGATTATCGCGAGGAGGATGGCGTTTATTTCGAGCAGGTGCCCAAGGTGCGCGCCCGTCTTTGCGCGGGCGGCGGTTCCTTTGAGACCGGAGGGCAGGTGGAAGAATACCTGTCATTCCGATCGGATTGGATTCATGCTCGTGGCAATCCGCGCAATATGGTCGTCATGGAAGTGGTGGGCAACAGCATGGAGCCCGAACTCAAGGAAGGCGACGACGTGCTTGTGGATCAGGCAGACAGCAATGTCCTTTCCGGGGGCATTTACGCAGTGGGCGTCGAGGATACCGTCATGGTCAAGCGTGTTGAGCGTCTGCCCGGCACATTGGTGCTGCGTAGCGACAATACGGATTATTCCCCGATTCATCTTTCGGGCGACGAGTTGGACACCGTGCGTGTTATCGGCCGGGTTCTGTGGGTCGGGCGTGAATATCGTTGA